DNA from Pochonia chlamydosporia 170 chromosome Unknown PCv3seq00009, whole genome shotgun sequence:
CTTTGTGGTTGGTCTAGCAGCCGCTCCAGCGCTTTATACCCTCCGAAGACTGCCAAGGACCGCGCCGTctctccgtcgtcgtccttcATGGCGACGTTGGCTCCCTTCTCCAGAAGCACTCGCGTCACCCCTTCGCGTCCATTGCTGGCCGATAGGTGTAGCGCAGTCTGTCCTTTGGCGCACGTCTCGGCAACGTCTGCTCCATTCTCTAGAAGCACTCGCACCGCCCCCTCATATCCATACGTAGCTGCTATATGCAACGCCGTGCGTCTATCGTTGCTCTTCGCGGAGACACCGGCTCCATTCTCAAGAAGCACTCGCAACACCCCCTCATATCCATACTTAGCTGCTATGTGCAACGCCGTGCGTCCATCGTTGCTCTTCGCGGAGACATCGGCTCCATTCTCTAGAAGCACTCGCACAACCACCTCATGTCCCATCCTAGCTGCAACATGCAACGCcgtctcttcgtcgtcgtccttcCCGGTGACATCGGCTCCTAGCTCCAGGAGTGCTCGCACCCACGCCTCGTTCGCAGTTAGAGCTGCATGGATCAGCAACTCCGTCAGTTCTATGGTTGTGCCCATTTTCCTAGTGGAGTTGGCCACCCTTCTTAACAGTTGTTGTGCTACATCCTTCGCTGCCAGTTGACAAATGCCATCGCCTTGGGTGGCATCTTGCTGATTCAACAATGGCCCTTGCTCCTGGTCGGGAACTAACTCCCGGTCTCCTGCATCAGTCACACCCCTTAACAGCCGCCGTATACCCTCCTGATCATTCGCAGGAGTTAGACATAGGGCTGTCCATCCGGTATTATCCTTCGTGGCAACATTAGCTTCATTCTCCAGGAGCACTCGCACCGCCATGATGTGCCCAGTCGCGGCCGCCCAGTGCAGCGCTGTCCATCCGTGGTGGCTCTTCGCGTCGACATCGGCTCGGTTCTCCAGGAGCATTCGCAGCACCCCCTCGTGTCCAAACATGGCCGCCGATTGCAGTGCCGTGCgtccgtcgtcgtccttcGCGGTGACATCGGCTCCATTCTTCAGGAGCACTTGCACCACCCCCTCGTGCCCTaccatggccgccaagtGCAGCGCTGTCCATTCGTCGTTGTCCTTCGCGGCGACGTCGGCTCCATTCTCTAGAAGCACTTGTACTACCTCCTTATGTCCTATCCTAGCCGCACCCTGCAGCGCTGTCAGTCCGTCGTTGCTCTTGGCGGTGACATCGGCTCCATTCTCCAGGAGCTCTCGCACCACCCCCTCGTGCCCAGTCGCGGCCGCGAAGCGCAGTGCCGTGCgtccgtcgtcgtccttggcGGTGACATCGGCTCCATTCTCCAGGAACGCTCGCACCACCCCATCGTGCCCTaccatggccgccaagtGCAGCGCTGTCCATCCATCGTTATGCTTCGCGGTAACGTCGGCTCCATTCTCCAGGAGCACTCGCACCACCCCCTCGTGCCCTAACGCGACCGCCAAGTGCAGCGCTGTCCATCCATCGTTGTCCTTCGCGGTGACATCGGCTCCATTCTCCAGGAGCATTTGCACCAGTTCCTCCTTCCCTCTCTCAATTACATCGAACAGCAACCGCACCATCTTTGCGTCGCCACCCTTTATGGTCACGCCGCCATCCCTTTCCAAGAGCGCTTGTGCCACTGCCTCATGATCCCCACGGATCGCCCAGTCCAGTGCCGTTCGTCTGCTATTATCTTCTACGGTAGTGTCGGCTCCATTATCTAGTAGCACTCGCACCACCGCCTCATGTCCATTGATGGCCGCCAGGTGCAGCGCAGTCCATCCTTTGCTGCTCTTCGCGGCGACATCGGCTCCTTTCTCCAGGAGCTCTCGCACCACGGCCTGGTATCCAGACATGGCCGCCAAGTGCAGCGCCGTGCGTTCGTTACAGTCTTTCGCGCCAATGTAAGCTCCATTTTccaccagcatcagcatcaccgaCCGGTCCCCCCTCTGGGCTGCCATGAGAAGCCAATAATCCCTCATTGTTGGCATCTGGTCAACATTATCCCTAACCCACGTGGGATTTACAATCAGGGCCCGACGGGCTGCATCGGCGTGCTCCAGCCATTCGTTAGTCCCGTATCCGAGGAAGCAGTACTTTTCCAAAAGCTCATCAGGCTGAGTCACTGGATTCAATACACGCTCTGGATTGCATTGTATTATCTTGGCCCCCCCTTCAAACTCCCGCACCCCGAGGTATCTCCAGCAAATTTTGAAAATAAGAACATTAGCTTCGTCTAGTTTAACCCGGTACCAAGGCTCGCCGGTGTTCACATGACTGAGGATGCCGTGAGATGGCCGTATGGAGGCTCTGGACGGCCAAGCCCAAAATAAGAGGATTGTGGAAATGGACAAAGTCACAAACGTGATGTGCCGGCCAGCCCAAACAATGAAGGGAATGGGCAAGACACTTAAGAAATATTGGGTAGGCAAGGGAGCAGGTACAAATCTGTAGACGTGGTCGAGTTTCAAAAGAAATTCCTTCGCAGATTGATGCACGAGACTGACGGTGTTTGTTTTCACGTTGAAGGTAATAATGGGCTCGCAGCAATCGTAGATGTTCGGTCGTATGTCTTGGCGGACCGGCACATGGTCGCTATCGCGTGCCATAGTGTGTATGGCATATGCCATATCAAGTTCATCGACTGTGAGATGTCGTCGTGCCGCAACGATAAACTGAAGGACGAATTTAGCTCGTCCTTGGTCGCGCTGCTTAACTTTGCGGAGAATCTGGTCGTACACTTCGGGTAAGCCTTGGGGCAATAACTTCAGCGCTGTGGTGGCGCGCTCTTCATCAGCACCGAAGTCCTCTCCTTCGAGATCGTGCATAATCAAGTGAACCCAAAGAAATGTGCcatcagccttcttcttcagatTGTCGCGGACTAGATCCTGTACGTTCTGGGAACCTTTAATGCCCTCTACTTTCCAGTCGATGTATCTGTCAAGATCAGGCTTCACTTGATCAGAGCCAATATACACGTATCTGGTGATCGTACGTAGACGTCTGTTGATGGTATCCTCCGGCCGGCTGGTTATGAGAAGCTGTGCATTCAAATGCTCAGTCGCCGTCTTATCTCCAAATGTCCTTGCAAGGTGTGCAAGAAACGTCGACAGCGAAGGCTCCTCGCACTCATCAAGAGCATCTAAAAGAAGATAGATCTGGCCGGTGTCGCGCCGCTTCAGAATGAACAATAAAGCCGACCATAGTGCATCGGTGTCGTCAAAGAATTTCTGGCCATGCCGTCCGTATTGAAATTTAACCTtttcgaagaagaaggacggcTCGGCTTTTATCAGCTGGAAGAGGAGTCCTCGCAGGATGGCTGTAGCAGTATTTCGTCTTGAATCGTTGTTGTCACAGAAGTAAAACGCCAGGATGTTGCACTTTGGGTTCGCCATCAGCTTTTCCAGCAGGAAACAAGAGAGCATAGTCTTCCCGACGCCAGGGGGACCGACAAGCCAGAGAGGATGACGATCATTCAGTCCAGCCCACTCCTCATATATCTTCAGACTCGTGAGCCATTCACAGGTGTCAGGCGCTCTACGGTCCCCGATCTTGACGATGTCTTCTTGAGGATCGGTTAAGGGCAAGATGTTCATGAATGTGTCGAAGTTCGTCCGACCTGTGCTCACGGCGTCAATCGGGGAAAAAAGTCGGCCGTACGACCATGTTTTTATGGGCTTGCGGCGCAACTTACTTTCGTCGATGGGGAAGCCTGATGCACTGAGCGTCAGCCATTATTAATGTGCCATACCTAGAGACATGCACTCCTTTATTACGGTTTCAGAACATACCAGGCCTATTGACAATATTCACCTGTCCAAtatctttttttttttttcacaATGTTAGGCAACTCGCGCATTTCTTCCGAAGTGTGATTATTAGCACTAACTACTGTGGTGAATACCGCTGGTTACATCTAACAGTGATAATATTAGTCCATCGCTAGTTACCCTCGGAAGACTTGGCAGACTCGGAAGGCTCCTGGGTTGGAGCCTCGGGGATCCTACCAAAGCTCTGATTACCATTGGCATTAAATTGATGGCCCTTGACATTGTTCTGCGTGCCTCTCACCGTATTGGTAATCTGATCTCTGCCgtagttgatgttggtaGTGCCGGATGGCTCCTCGAACATAGAGTCAGGAACCGATGGTTTCTCTCGGGCCACTTGCTCCAGCTTCTTTCGGCCTTCATCCAAGGCTTCAGCTTGtgtctcaagtgctgcctTAAACGCCCTGTGTGCTGCTAAGACCTGCAGGTCCTTTAGGATATTGTCCAGCAAGGTCTCGACCcggcttgccttgcccagcTGAACCACCCGCTCTTGGTAAGCAGCCTTGGGCGACTTAGCCTTATTCTCCTTAATACATTTAACGATTTCCAGCAGTTGCTCGGCTTTCTCCTTGCAGCTCCTCAACGAATCCTCCAAAGCTTCGGCTTCTTTGTCAGCCTCTACATTATGCGCCTGGGTTTCGGCGGCTTGTAGCGCGTTCCGGACGATTAGAAGGCAGTTTCCTACTTCCTGGAACACTTCCGGCAGACCACCAAGATCTTTGATGGAGTTGAATACACCAACGAGCTTTTTGGAGAGGGCGTCGATGTCGGTAATGTACTCAAAGATCTGGTCGCTCGACATCGCTTGTGGAGATGGTGGCAGGGCGGGCTTAACTTGCCTTTCCTAGTAAATTAGTTTCCCGAGAAACGCTTTATGAAATCTTTGCTTTGGGAACATACATTTTATAGGTGCTGAGAGGTGCGCTCGTTTTGATCGGAAGGAATCCCCTCTCTTGAGACCAGCGACTTCAATACAGGTCAATGTCCCTGATCACCAGAGGGACTGGTAGACGGGCTTATCTGTCTGCTGACGAAGGCGGAAACCTAGGTAATGTGTCACACTACATTACGAGGCTTGCAGCTCAGTATTGCCAGCTATATGATAGGGCCAATTGAAGGCCGGAGTGAAATTGTCTCGACGCAGCTGGTCAGATACTACGTAGTATGTCCAATATATCAATTTCTCCTTCCGCTGCTCATGCCGGGATACCTCCCGATTAACGTATAGGAAGGCCCATCACATTCTTGACGGGATTCCTACCAACCAAGGCCTGCCAACAAGTGAGACAGCGCGCCTGGATGCCTTTCAGCCATGTTCTGTTCCTAGTCTGTCGCATGCTGGTGGCCTCTTATTTGCCATAAAAGTTAGCCCCACTAGTAACATATTTGCGCGAAATATTTCACTGCGACATGCTCTGCCGCATGCCCGCACTTATGTCCACGACGCATTGGACAAAACCAGCCCACACGGCGTCGCTAAACAGAACGCACCGTAGGTAGCCGACAATACTGTAACGTACTTCACATACGAGCTAGCCACACCACCGAGCTAGCCACCGCAAAATTCCATACAAAAGGGCACTTCGCAACCCCCCTGCAAAGTAGCCATTTTGGGATAAAAAGCAATGAAATTATACAGCAATATTTCTTGTATGACTTCGAATGTAATCCTAGAATTTTGGGTATTGTTTACTAACTACGTAAGAAGAAGTTGATAAATTTCTAATTCGCACTGTACAGATGCTAGAATCCCCAAATAATCATATGTATAcagggccaaaaaaaaaataggCATTGGGCTAGCTCTTTTATAAATAAAAAGAGAATGAAATGACAGCTGTTTTTATCTGTTTTTCGTGGTGTTTGCACGGGGGTTAAAAAGTGCTATTTGTATGGGAATTTGGGGTGGTCCGCTCGCTATGCTGGTCCGCTCGCACCCACGTTAATAGTGTGATAATTATTTGGCAATGTCAGTGACTGGTACCCATTCCTAAATTCACCGTAACAGCTTCCGTACACACAAAACGATGCACAGAAGCTCGGGTGACAAATTTAGCAACATAATAATTACTGCTATGATAATGGTCGTGCCCGCGAAAGGCAAAAGGCAGCCAGCGACTAATATCGAAGCCGCTATTTCTCACGAGACTGCACTCGAAGGTTCTGATTGGGCAGAGACAACCTTCCCTGCCTATGTGGCACAGCTGAACTGCAAGCCGCAATGGATGGCTGGATTTTATTTCGCCAGAGGAAAGTCCCTAAAAAACCTTGACACTGGCTAATTGACAGTCTGGTTCGTTTGATCGCAAACCCCAAGCCCACAGATGATCCTTCGCTTGTTGGAGGCTATTAAGAGTTGGTTATAAACCACAATAGCTTGGTACAGACTCGTAAATTTGTTAGTTATGAGCCCGGATTGTGCGACAACCGAGTCCACAGGTTCGATTCCCACTATTTGCGTCCTTGAACGCGTAGATCCAGAAGACAGAGACGCCTGCGGTTAGCCAGAACCAGACGCAAGTGGCAGGCAGCAAACTTTCAAGCGTCGTCCCAGCCAGAATGTTACGGGGTTTACGGGGAAGGGTGGGTTATAAATCACCATACACTAGACTGGGTACAGATTCGTCTTTTTTTCGTCTCGTGATAAATCCAACTTAAAGCCGCGATGGTGGTGCAACATCTCCATCAAAAATGTTCGGAATATTGATCACATGTCCATCCTCAGGTGTACGCGGAGTCAAGCTTTCACTTGCCGATTAGGACACTGTGTTGGAGCAGTACCCACACCGTGACATAATATGTAGCCATGAGTAGTATGATGATAAACCCCTCGATTGCCATGGCTCAACAGCGTTCCTCGAAGCAGTTTTACTCAACACCGCCCATGTTCATCGTGTCTATCGGCCAACTGGTTCCATTGCGCCACTATCTGAGGTATGTTGTCAAATTCCGACATGTTCGGAGAGTTTCAGCTCAATTACTCCAGAAAAATATACCATTCGGGCTACCATCCGGCCTCGCAGTGGACAATGTCGGGGTTCGAGGTATTTGGACTCATTACGGGTATCATCGGCCTCATCGAAACCCTCGGCACGGTGTACAAATCCGTCAAGGACCTCAACGGTCTCCCCGAAACGTTCCAGGAAGTAGTACATCGTATTCCACTCCTCGAGCAAACGCTACAAGCCGCCAGGGCCCATACGAATGATGTAGAGTCCGACAAAGAAGCCGAGGCCCTATGCACCGTCTTGAAGAACTGCGAGAAGAAAACTAAGCAACTGCTAGAAATCTTGGAAGAAatcaacaagaacaaggatAAGTCGGCCAGGGCTATTTACCAGAGGCTGGTACTTCAgctgggcaaggcaagccgGGTCGAGACCTTGCTGGACAATATCCTAAAGGACCTGCAGGTCTTAGCAGCACACAGGGCGTTTAaggcagcacttgagacaCAAGCTGAAGCCTTGGATGAAGGCCGAAAGAAGCTGGAGCAAGTGGCCCGAGAGAAACCATCGGTTCCTGACTCTATGTTCGAGGAGCCATCCGGCACtaccaacatcaactacGGCAGAGATCAGATTACCAATACGGTGAGAGGCACGCAGAACAATGTCAAGGGCCATCAATTTAATGCCAATGGTAATCAGAGCTTTGGTAGGATCCCCGAGGCTCCAACCCAGGAGCCTTCCGAGTCTCCCAAGTCTTCCGAGGGTAACTAGCGATGGACTAATATTATCACTGTTAGATGTAACCAGCGGTATTCACCACAGTAGTTAGTGCTAATAATCATGGTGAATTTCCAGGATGCCATAGCTCATACACCCAGAGCTGGCACTGTTGGTGATATGTGGTCCACTGTTGCAGTTGTACTGAAGCTCGTTGCTAATATTCGAGCTTTGAGGACCAAGtccatggttgttgatggaggcgtTCGAAGGCATGGTCGTCGCGCGTTCACTAGTGCAACGGTCCAAGCTGAGGATcttgacaactggctaggcgactacTACGAGCATCTAAAAGCtaaagaaggaagagaaaacaaaacaagaaaaggagagtTCCACGCAGCTTATCTCACGTCTTGATCGTCCCAGCCCGACAGACGGGGACGGAGGCGAGAgagcaagccaagccactgCTACAGCAGCTTCCGTACAGCACGCTTCCGCCACAAATGATGTCCTGTTCATTTCTTCCTATGGAGACTCTGACATGGAAACAACGACGGGCATCCAGATGACTCGCTCCCATCTATTGCGTCAATTATGGCGTCGCTCGCCAGCGCAAAGCATGCTTGTACCAAAAGCGCATATGATTGTGAGACTGTGGGAGTTGGAGCGTGGGCGTACGGACTGATGGAGGCGGAATTTCTGGTTCTGAATCCGTGTCCATGTTATCCCATTTCGAGTACTCCATAGTCATGAAGAATCACTTAATGCTACAGTCACTGCATTTTAATGACGATGCACACGCAATCGCCCACCCTAAAGCTACTATTTCTACGCTTAATATCTCCTCCACCCTTTAAAAGACACGCATAATTTTAAAAGGGGTCTAACTGCTACCTCGGATGCACTATATTAAATTTTTAAGAGCTTTAAGCAAAAGTCTGAAAAGTTATGTAGACTTGAAGAGAGAGCGCCGAGTTTTTTTTGTTACTTTTGCTAGTAAATCAGACGGGTTTCAAGCACTTTGTACTTCACTTCCTAAATACTCCATAATCTGAAGTGCCAAAGCGCTGCAAGTTCAGAATATTATACAATTAGTATTAAATAACACAGAAAATAAATTTGAGATGTTTTGACTTCAGTGTTAATAATATGTTATGCGTTAAAGTTCGTGAGTTTTGGTGAGAATGTGGGGTTGCATCGTCATTAAAATGCTCCCACTGTATAGTTCTCTGTTTGCATTCTTCCCTCAGGCAAGGGCCTTGCTTCTCAAGCCCTCAGGCTCGTTCCGAAAAGGCATTGGCGGACCCGTAGGGGACCGGTCTCCTGTAAATAAATAATAAACACTTGTTACCGGCAGTTAGCTTATTGTAGCCGCAGACCACTGCCTGCGACTGGTAACTAAGCTTCGACTAGGCATACGACCTTGGTGACCAGTAACACCGATAGATGGTTAGGACTATCAGCAAGATGTAGCTCCCTGGAGCAGACGGAGGAAGCAGCTCTGGCAGGAACGGCTTGTTATCCGGAAGTGAAAGGTAGAGGCAGTTGTATGTTAGTTGAACGCTGCATAGCTGCTTAAGCGGCCGGGACAGTCGATGAATTAAAAAATAAATCAATAAATAAACTGGCGCCAACTGATCAGGCACGGCCCTGTAACTCAGCAATCCGTTTCGAGTACGGTGCGCAAATGACTCTCCGTTTCCGGCTAAACATCGGGTTCGGTGCACTGGAAGAGACGACATCCCGTCAGCTCTCTCAGAGTTAAAGTTGGTAAAGTGGCTGGGACGGGACCAGCGAACACCGGTCGTTGTATGTCTCCTagttctcttcttttcttttctgttttGTTAAAACTCATAATTCTTAGGAAAATGTCTGTGGGAGACAGAGTGTTCTCCGGCATCTTACCCTGGTAGTCTCCTTCTGCCCTCCCCGCTTCAAGAAGCATCTTGGCTGAGCCATTTGACTGTTACCTCAATATGTTGTTCAGATGCCACGGCCCGTCCCGCGGCCGGTCAGCCCAAtccagtccacttccagacacagtccacttccagacacagtccacttccagacacagtccacttccagacacagtccacttccagacacagtccacttccagacacagtccacttccagacacagtccacttccagacacagtccacttccagacacagtATACATGTTGCCCTCGGTCTGGGTCATGTCCTCAACGAGCATTGACAAGTATGTGTTTCATTTGAGACAGACGAGTAGGTGCGTTTGGGTCCCTAGTATGGAAGGTGTTTGAGATAGCTTCCCACAGGGCGGCATCGTGCTTTGCCTTGTCGCCGAATGCGATGTTCGCCAGGTTTTGCTCGTAGTCTTACCGGCTGATAACTCCGTTCATAAACCTCGTAGAGTGTGATACTATGAAGTTACGAAGTGCCGGTTGAAGACATCCTGGTGGATGACTAGTTAGGCGCAGAAAGATGTTCCGGTTGCGGGGAGAGCTTACCATCCAATCTCCCCACATCCCCAACACGGATAGAGTAGGGACGAAGGCCAGAACGGCATCCCGCCACCTCGCGCACTTCGTTCCAAAGGTCAAGAAACCTACGGTAATTCATAGGCATAATATGCTTGTCATCAGCCATGAACTCTTCTTTCCAACGTAGTTCGACAAAATTAACGCCTTCCTCAAGTGTTGTCGGGTTGAGGACCTCGTCGCATGACGTAAACCCAGCTTTAAAGGCATCGTCCTTTATTGCTCGGATCGTGAACATCGTGGTCAAGCATAGGATCAGACTTGGGATCACAGTAACCTCATAGCATAAGCTGTATTGCATATCAGTTAGGTTTTGTCCGTTTTGTGGAAATGGGAGGTTAGATCGTATGCGGGAGTGCCTAGAACGCTGTTCTCGCTCGATCCTAATCTTTTGTAGCTTGTTATGGTCAATTGTAGACCAGCAAATAGTTCGCGTAACAGATGGGTCAACCGGGTCTCTAACCCACGCGAGCTTGACATGGTTGTATTTTTTCAGTTCTAGCGCGCCTGGTCGCCAACCACCGAGGCCCATCTCGACGACATACATGCC
Protein-coding regions in this window:
- a CDS encoding ankyrin repeat domain-containing protein (similar to Pyrenophora tritici-repentis Pt-1C-BFP XP_001940582.1), whose amino-acid sequence is MSSDQIFEYITDIDALSKKLVGVFNSIKDLGGLPEVFQEVGNCLLIVRNALQAAETQAHNVEADKEAEALEDSLRSCKEKAEQLLEIVKCIKENKAKSPKAAYQERVVQLGKASRVETLLDNILKDLQVLAAHRAFKAALETQAEALDEGRKKLEQVAREKPSVPDSMFEEPSGTTNINYGRDQITNTVRGTQNNVKGHQFNANGNQSFGRIPEAPTQEPSESAKSSEGFPIDESRTNFDTFMNILPLTDPQEDIVKIGDRRAPDTCEWLTSLKIYEEWAGLNDRHPLWLVGPPGVGKTMLSCFLLEKLMANPKCNILAFYFCDNNDSRRNTATAILRGLLFQLIKAEPSFFFEKVKFQYGRHGQKFFDDTDALWSALLFILKRRDTGQIYLLLDALDECEEPSLSTFLAHLARTFGDKTATEHLNAQLLITSRPEDTINRRLRTITRYVYIGSDQVKPDLDRYIDWKVEGIKGSQNVQDLVRDNLKKKADGTFLWVHLIMHDLEGEDFGADEERATTALKLLPQGLPEVYDQILRKVKQRDQGRAKFVLQFIVAARRHLTVDELDMAYAIHTMARDSDHVPVRQDIRPNIYDCCEPIITFNVKTNTVSLVHQSAKEFLLKLDHVYRFVPAPLPTQYFLSVLPIPFIVWAGRHITFVTLSISTILLFWAWPSRASIRPSHGILSHVNTGEPWYRVKLDEANVLIFKICWRYLGVREFEGGAKIIQCNPERVLNPVTQPDELLEKYCFLGYGTNEWLEHADAARRALIVNPTWVRDNVDQMPTMRDYWLLMAAQRGDRSVMLMLVENGAYIGAKDCNERTALHLAAMSGYQAVVRELLEKGADVAAKSSKGWTALHLAAINGHEAVVRVLLDNGADTTVEDNSRRTALDWAIRGDHEAVAQALLERDGGVTIKGGDAKMVRLLFDVIERGKEELVQMLLENGADVTAKDNDGWTALHLAVALGHEGVVRVLLENGADVTAKHNDGWTALHLAAMVGHDGVVRAFLENGADVTAKDDDGRTALRFAAATGHEGVVRELLENGADVTAKSNDGLTALQGAARIGHKEVVQVLLENGADVAAKDNDEWTALHLAAMVGHEGVVQVLLKNGADVTAKDDDGRTALQSAAMFGHEGVLRMLLENRADVDAKSHHGWTALHWAAATGHIMAVRVLLENEANVATKDNTGWTALCLTPANDQEGIRRLLRGVTDAGDRELVPDQEQGPLLNQQDATQGDGICQLAAKDVAQQLLRRVANSTRKMGTTIELTELLIHAALTANEAWVRALLELGADVTGKDDDEETALHVAARMGHEVVVRVLLENGADVSAKSNDGRTALHIAAKYGYEGVLRVLLENGAGVSAKSNDRRTALHIAATYGYEGAVRVLLENGADVAETCAKGQTALHLSASNGREGVTRVLLEKGANVAMKDDDGETARSLAVFGGYKALERLLDQPQR